The Arachis duranensis cultivar V14167 chromosome 2, aradu.V14167.gnm2.J7QH, whole genome shotgun sequence genome has a window encoding:
- the LOC107474214 gene encoding uncharacterized protein LOC107474214 → MASIATHFSAFLLLFPVGLRRLHSSSSLYLHSPSQFRSKLWYLSDPKWKNLDLYALLITLPIASFSELFLFLSFSGHPSYRFSFFQQSFALLAFWFLILLIIVHEYNATSSLISETLVYVLGGVVFFMEYSVMETGVSGLAADVYGFIGWLALLCAGSCIYLSFKPSAFFAEFLLCCGLVFKGTWLLQGGFLLYTDALGLKGCKKISSLLLMSTQDDVVDVHCELEQDKARGFALVNFLFTLHALVVMVLAVGLVVVLGRNRSLRTGGGDGKGPLLSEIESTNIRMRALPELEIE, encoded by the coding sequence ATGGCATCCATTGCGACCCATTTCTCAGCCTTTCTGTTACTCTTCCCAGTGGGCCTCCGCCGCTTGCACTCCTCCTCCTCCCTCTACCTCCACAGCCCTTCCCAATTCAGATCCAAGCTATGGTACCTCTCAGATCCCAAATGGAAGAATCTCGATCTCTACGCTCTCCTCATTACACTCCCAATCGCCTCATTCTCGGAgcttttcctcttcctctccttCTCCGGCCACCCTTCTTACAGGTTCTCATTCTTCCAACAGTCTTTCGCGCTTCTCGCTTTCTGGTTTTTGATTCTCTTGATCATAGTCCACGAGTACAACGCCACGTCATCACTCATCAGTGAAACCCTTGTGTACGTTCTCGGCGGTGTTGTTTTCTTCATGGAGTATTCTGTTATGGAAACCGGCGTTTCAGGTCTCGCTGCTGACGTGTACGGATTCATAGGTTGGCTGGCTTTGCTTTGTGCCGGTTCTTGCATTTACTTGTCGTTTAAACCGTCTGCTTTTTTTGCGGAGTTCCTGTTGTGTTGCGGATTGGTCTTCAAGGGAACATGGTTGTTGCAAGGAGGGTTTTTGCTTTACACTGATGCTCTTGGATTGAAAGGGTGTAAGAAGATTTCCTCTTTGTTATTAATGTCAACTCAGGACGACGTAGTTGATGTGCATTGTGAGCTTGAGCAGGATAAGGCTAGGGGTTTTGCATTGGTGAATTTCCTGTTCACTCTTCATGCTCTTGTGGTGATGGTATTGGCTGTTGGGTTGGTTGTGGTTTTGGGAAGGAATAGGAGCTTGAGAACTGGTGGTGGGGACGGGAAGGGGCCGTTGCTATCTGAGATTGAATCTACGAACATTCGGATGCGTGCCCTTCCCGAACTGGAGATCGAGTGA